The DNA sequence ACGGCAAATTATAATACCCTGACCAATGAAATCGATGATACAATCATTGAGATTGTTGGTTCTATTGATGTTGGGATTTCAGCAGCTCTGTGGtctattgatgaagaaacaTTAACTATTGTGaccaatgaaaataaattattattactttcACGTGTTTTTGAACCAATTTGTGAGAAATTACTCGATTCTAGTGATATTAAAATTACTGATTCCAAACATGTTTCTGTCGGTTGGggtaaaaaagaaacccAATTCAAAGGTAAAGGTTTCAAGGCATtggaaagagaaagagaaagagaagcATTGAAACATGCAGGATTAGATGACAATGTTACTCAATTACGTGACCCAACtgttaatgaaattgaaaagggGACATTATCTACATTTGATGATCAATCAGTACAAATCAGTTGGAGAGGTGATTGCGAATACTTTTCAGTTAGTACTGTTGAACCAGTTATTGTGGAAGATACTGGAGAAATGTATGAGAGAAGAGTTATTAGAGTGTTCAACAGAGAAGGTGAATTAGATAGTGTCAATGAGGCAGTTGATGGATTGGAACATACATTAAGTTGGAAACCTCAAGGAGCTTTAATTGCATCAACACAAAGACATatagatgatgaagatggaGAACAAGTACTTGATTTGGTGTTTTATGAGAGAAACGGGTTAAGACATGGACAATTCAATACCCGTTTAAACCCAGAAACGGAAATCATTCAAAATCTCACTTGGTCTTCTGATAGtgaaattttattatttcaattacaAGATAGAGTTCAATTATGGACCACGAAAAACTATCATTGGTATttgaaacaagaattgtttgctaatgatattattttcGCCAAATTCCATCCTGAAAAACCATTAAATTTCATGATTGGAACTTCAACAGGGattcaaattgttgatttgacCCACAAAATTGTTACTGGACCTACTCATTTAGGCAATGATTCAGGAATGACTTTAGTCACTGATGGATCTACTGTTAAAATCACTCCACTCTCAATGGCCAATGTTCCACCACCAATTAGTTTCCGTGAGTTGGACATTAATGGTAATATCAACGACTTGGCCGTGAGCAAGTCTAATGAGAAATATGCGGTACTTTCTAGTGAAGGAGATATTTATTTCAGTGAATTATCATTAGCAGATATGAAACAAGGTAAACATCCTAAGGTGAACCACCAGATATCAAGAGATAAATATATAACTGATTCCAATGAAGTTGCCAAGCAAATTGCTTTTATAAAAGATCTGTTTGTTGCGGTTGCCATAGATTCTCCTTTGGGTTCTCGAATAGCTTTATTCGAAGTTgatgatataaataatcCATTTATGAATGAATCAGTCAATATTACAAccaaaattgttttattaaaatcCAGAGCCGATTTCAATACCGTGATTATTGAATTAGTTGATAATAGAGTGGTAGAATTAGATTCCACACTCGattcaaaagaaattgtCAAATTCCCACAATTATGTCGTGATATCGAAGTTTCTTTCAAAGAAGACACCCAACAGTACGAAGCTTTTGGTATTTCTAGAAATGGGAAATTGTTTTGTAACGAAAATCATGTTGTTAGTGGTGTCACTTCATTGAAAATTACTGAATctcatttattattcacCACTGTTCAATCGAAATTATGttttattcatttgaatTCTAGTCAAGAAAATTATGAAATATTCCTGAATTTgacaaatgaaaatattattgatgaaagaATTAGACAGGTTGAAAGAGGGTCTATATTAGTCAATGTAATGCCAACGAAATATTCGGCAGTTTTAGAAGCCCCTAGAGGTAATTTAGAAACTATATGTCCAAGAATTATGGTATTATCAGCCATTAGAAAATTCATCAAACAGAAAAATTACAAAGATGCCTTTATTACTTGTCGTACCCATAGAATCGATTTAGACATCTTACATGATTATGACCCGGAAttgtttttcaacaatGTCGAGACATTTATTACTCAAATATCGAAAGTCGAATACTTGgatttatttgtttcatGTTTACATGAGGAAGATGCCACTGTTACTAAATATAGAGAAACAATAAATGATGCTGGGATTActcaagaagaaataaaacGTGATGGTGACACTCTTCAACCAGCATTCAGAAAGAAGTTTCATcataaaaaggaaaaagttTTCGCCAACTTTAATGATTCCAAAGTAAATCGAATTTGTGAAGCCATATTGAATGTTTTATTAAAGCCA is a window from the Candida dubliniensis CD36 chromosome 4, complete sequence genome containing:
- a CDS encoding subunit of Elongator complex,putative (Similar to S. cerevisiae ELP1 (IKI3);~In S. cerevisiae: subunit of Elongator complex, which is required for modification of wobble nucleosides in tRNA; maintains structural integrity of Elongator), producing MRNLIVLNRGLVSPESRTYPDLHIIDSVFDVISDSITFVLSSEESQIIEVQQFHKTGNISVLASFPVNSKLINFIHFVDATQLIFVFANGDIVTANYNTSTNEIDDTIIEIVGSIDVGISAASWSIDEETLTIVTNENKLLLLSRVFEPICEKLLDSSDIKITDSKHVSVGWGKKETQFKGKGFKALEREREREALKHAGLDDNVTQLRDPTVNEIEKGTLSTFDDQSVQISWRGDCEYFSVSTVEPVIVEDTGEMYERRVIRVFNREGELDSVNEAVDGLEHTLSWKPQGALIASTQRHIDDEDGEQVLDLVFYERNGLRHGQFNTRLNPETEIIQNLTWSSDSEILLFQLQDRVQLWTTKNYHWYLKQELFANDIIFAKFHPEKPLNFMIGTSTGIQIVDLTHKIVTGPTHLGNDSGMTLVTDGSTVKITPLSMANVPPPISFRELDINGNINDLAVSKSNEKYAVLSSEGDIYFSELSLADMKQGKHPKVNHQISRDKYITDSNEVAKQIAFIKDSFVAVAIDSPLGSRIALFEVDDINNPFMNESVNITTKIVLLKSRADFNTVIIELVDNRVVELDSTLDSKEIVKFPQLCRDIEVSFKEDTQQYEAFGISRNGKLFCNENHVVSGVTSLKITESHLLFTTVQSKLCFIHLNSSQENYEIFSNLTNENIIDERIRQVERGSILVNVMPTKYSAVLEAPRGNLETICPRIMVLSAIRKFIKQKNYKDAFITCRTHRIDLDILHDYDPELFFNNVETFITQISKVEYLDLFVSCLHEEDATVTKYRETINDAGITQEEIKRDGDTLQPAFRKKFHHKKEKVFANFNDSKVNRICEAILNVLLKPEYFTKYLQTILTAYACEKPANLTEALTLIGNMDNQEQKETAVTHLCFLQDVNKLYRTCLGLYDVKLTLVIAQQSQMDPKEYLPFLQNLHVQPELQRKFLIDDYLKNYELALKWLHEQGETAHEEFDDYVVLHELYKPALKIYTYDKTRTNTVMGLFAEHLREKKEYGEAGVIFEYLADLENALQCYVMAKKWKQALSLVEKASDLSEKLIETAEKLVESLTDDHKYSDAAEIEYQFLGNVEASIKLYCKQYWYDHAILLAEKSKKPELIESIVDVQINEGFGVIAELLADCKGQMNSQLKRLRELRTKKQEDPFSFYGTPDDLDTPDNVSVAASETSTTPSFFTRYTGKTAGTAKTGASRRTAKNKKREERKRAKGRKGTIYEEEYLIKSVGRLLERLDQTQPDALKLIEGLLRRHMKEQAYQIQKNWCELIDFIKENIDEIHNMSEKDRERIDDNGEIYLIDEIPKPKVPEFPKFNILDY